From Cecembia calidifontis, one genomic window encodes:
- the cdaA gene encoding diadenylate cyclase CdaA translates to MNLLFKIGFLDISIVNIIDITLVSMLIYQVYKLLRGSVAIKIFLGFLSIYLIYLLVSALKMELLSIILGQFMGVGVIAAIIIFAPEIRKFLLIIGRSSLLSNENFLQELLFWKKRESQAFNINPIIEASKSLSGTNTGALMVISSNSELKFYAESGDILDAVVSKRLLVSIFNKYSPLHDGAVIIYNGKVKAARCILPVTERDVPAQFGLRHRAAIGMSEATDTLVLVISEETGQVSLAKNGKILHNLSFQEVREFINEYLSGVDIDEKFEPISAYERQNLKRTSPSNA, encoded by the coding sequence TTGAACCTTTTATTTAAAATAGGATTTTTGGACATCTCCATTGTGAATATCATCGATATCACCTTGGTGAGTATGCTTATTTATCAGGTTTATAAATTGCTCCGTGGCAGCGTTGCCATCAAAATTTTTCTGGGATTCCTTTCCATTTACCTCATATACCTTTTGGTTAGTGCCCTCAAAATGGAATTGCTTTCCATCATTTTGGGACAATTTATGGGGGTAGGTGTGATAGCGGCCATTATCATCTTTGCTCCTGAGATAAGAAAATTCCTTTTGATTATCGGAAGGTCTTCTCTATTGTCCAATGAGAATTTCCTTCAGGAACTGCTGTTTTGGAAAAAGAGAGAGTCACAGGCTTTTAACATCAACCCCATCATTGAGGCATCCAAAAGCCTCTCTGGCACCAATACCGGTGCTCTGATGGTCATTTCCAGTAATTCTGAACTGAAATTTTATGCAGAAAGCGGGGATATTTTGGATGCTGTAGTTTCCAAAAGGTTATTGGTCTCCATTTTCAACAAGTACAGCCCACTCCACGATGGGGCAGTAATCATCTATAATGGGAAAGTAAAAGCAGCAAGATGTATCTTACCCGTAACAGAAAGAGATGTACCGGCCCAATTTGGCTTAAGACACCGGGCGGCTATAGGCATGTCAGAAGCTACAGACACCTTGGTTTTGGTGATTTCGGAAGAAACAGGACAGGTTTCCCTGGCAAAGAATGGAAAGATACTGCATAACCTTTCCTTCCAGGAAGTAAGGGAATTTATTAATGAATACCTTTCCGGTGTAGATATTGATGAAAAATTTGAGCCTATTTCAGCTTACGAAAGGCAGAACTTGAAGAGGACAAGTCCAAGCAATGCATAA
- a CDS encoding BT_3928 family protein gives MLKNTLLFIIRLLVGGLFIFSGLIKVNDPVGTAIKLEEYFDVFSNDIASFFYIFKDIALPLAVFLVVAEVVLGIMLILGVRLRFTVWALSLMILFFTFLTFYSAYFNKVTDCGCFGDAIKLTPWESFTKDVILLVLIGVLFVFRKDFSNEGPSWAKWTTRISLVLSVYLAITAIRNLPFIDFRAYKEGVNIPEAMLPSAPLQYSYVMKKGDELFVFDQYPSEEGYEFVEMKLVNEEALPKISDFAVWNADGDYTDEILSGKKAVVLITNISKMDKSHLDKIDAMLSGIQSTDIVPVLVAASSEEEIKALIAERKWKIEGYQGDATVIKTIMRSNPGLMLLNDGVVIKKYHYRNTPTSAEVIALLR, from the coding sequence ATGCTTAAAAATACCCTGTTATTTATCATCCGCTTGCTTGTTGGAGGCTTGTTTATTTTTTCAGGCCTGATTAAAGTGAATGATCCCGTAGGCACAGCCATCAAATTGGAGGAGTATTTTGATGTGTTTTCAAATGACATTGCCTCCTTTTTTTACATCTTCAAGGATATAGCATTGCCTTTGGCAGTTTTTCTGGTGGTGGCAGAAGTAGTTTTGGGAATAATGCTCATTTTAGGAGTAAGGCTTAGGTTTACCGTATGGGCACTTTCCCTGATGATCCTTTTCTTCACCTTCCTGACTTTCTATTCCGCTTATTTCAACAAGGTAACAGATTGTGGCTGTTTTGGGGATGCCATCAAACTGACGCCTTGGGAGTCATTTACCAAAGATGTGATCCTATTGGTTTTAATAGGGGTATTGTTTGTTTTTAGAAAAGACTTTAGCAATGAAGGGCCTTCCTGGGCCAAATGGACTACCCGTATAAGTTTAGTGCTTTCCGTATATTTGGCTATCACTGCCATAAGAAATTTGCCATTTATAGATTTTCGGGCATATAAGGAGGGGGTAAATATTCCAGAAGCCATGCTGCCTTCAGCACCGCTACAGTATAGTTATGTGATGAAAAAAGGGGATGAATTATTTGTTTTTGACCAATATCCAAGTGAAGAGGGCTATGAATTTGTGGAAATGAAATTGGTAAATGAAGAAGCATTGCCAAAGATTTCTGACTTTGCGGTATGGAATGCAGATGGCGATTATACGGATGAGATTCTTTCCGGTAAGAAAGCTGTGGTTTTGATAACCAATATTTCCAAGATGGACAAGTCTCATTTGGATAAAATTGATGCCATGCTAAGTGGCATTCAATCCACCGATATTGTCCCTGTTTTGGTTGCTGCTTCCTCTGAAGAAGAAATAAAGGCACTAATTGCTGAGAGGAAATGGAAGATTGAGGGATACCAAGGTGATGCCACAGTCATTAAGACGATCATGCGTTCCAATCCGGGACTGATGCTTTTGAATGATGGAGTGGTCATTAAGAAATATCATTATAGAAATACCCCAACATCCGCAGAGGTAATAGCATTGCTGAGGTGA
- a CDS encoding OmpP1/FadL family transporter — MISIKKALLTTLLFLLYLGWAEAQIGYFEDALRFSQFRSTGSARIMGLGGSQISLGGDVSNIHTNPAGLGFFRRSEFSFTPSYGTWATETDYLGQFQQTKTNNFSVPNLSLVISRPKGPLSSGAFRGGTFGISFNRNNHFNTEFGYFSDFEGQTSIIDFLLRQANGVPESQIESMGLTGLAYQTYLINPITRDANGNPITNPTQYDSFVLGFPFQDETVITEGRTSSTNISYGANFMNKIFVGAGLGLISLNYSSFKSYGEEFFNEPLIDTRINENLNMTGFGASLNFGLIFKPVEQLNLGVNFQSPTWYTIDERYEARMTNNFDNFFFEPENIILRREEAATDIILGRWNLTTPMRFSGGATYFFGKNGFITADIDFLDYSNNSIRSRDFNPAPDNQEIRALYGQAFNYRVGGEYRFDVWRIRGGYGLYGDPFSNPAGFDRSMQQITGGLGMRLDKFYVDFAFIHSSFDQLYSSYTYIENGANIGPVISIKNRINTGMLTFGFNF; from the coding sequence ATGATTTCAATTAAGAAAGCATTATTGACAACCCTCCTCTTTTTGCTCTATTTGGGATGGGCAGAAGCACAGATTGGTTATTTTGAAGATGCATTGAGATTCAGCCAATTCCGTTCTACCGGTTCAGCAAGAATCATGGGATTAGGAGGCTCTCAGATTTCTTTGGGGGGAGATGTTTCCAACATCCATACCAACCCTGCAGGACTGGGTTTTTTCAGAAGGTCTGAATTCAGTTTTACCCCTTCTTATGGAACATGGGCTACTGAGACCGACTACCTTGGGCAGTTCCAGCAGACAAAAACCAATAATTTCAGCGTCCCCAATTTGAGTTTGGTCATAAGTAGACCAAAAGGACCACTTTCTTCCGGAGCGTTTAGAGGGGGTACATTTGGCATCAGCTTTAACAGAAACAATCATTTCAATACAGAATTTGGCTATTTCTCTGATTTTGAGGGACAGACTTCCATTATTGATTTTTTATTAAGACAGGCAAATGGGGTTCCGGAAAGCCAAATTGAAAGTATGGGGCTGACCGGTCTGGCTTACCAAACATACCTGATCAACCCAATTACAAGGGATGCCAATGGTAATCCAATTACAAATCCCACGCAATATGATTCATTTGTCTTGGGCTTTCCCTTTCAGGATGAAACCGTCATCACAGAAGGAAGAACAAGCAGCACCAATATCTCCTATGGCGCCAATTTCATGAATAAAATATTTGTAGGGGCTGGACTTGGTTTGATTTCATTGAACTATAGTTCTTTTAAATCCTACGGAGAAGAGTTTTTCAACGAACCTTTGATTGATACAAGGATCAATGAAAACCTGAATATGACTGGATTTGGGGCTAGTTTGAATTTCGGGTTGATATTCAAGCCTGTAGAGCAATTGAATCTTGGTGTAAATTTCCAATCTCCAACCTGGTATACCATCGACGAGCGGTATGAAGCCAGGATGACCAATAATTTTGACAATTTCTTCTTTGAACCTGAAAACATCATCCTTAGAAGAGAAGAGGCTGCCACTGATATCATTTTAGGAAGATGGAACCTGACTACTCCTATGCGCTTCAGTGGCGGTGCGACATACTTTTTTGGAAAAAACGGTTTTATCACAGCTGATATTGATTTCCTTGACTACAGCAACAATTCAATCAGGTCGAGGGATTTTAATCCAGCACCAGATAACCAAGAAATCAGAGCACTTTATGGACAAGCTTTCAACTATCGGGTAGGTGGCGAATACCGATTTGATGTATGGAGGATTAGAGGTGGGTACGGATTATATGGTGATCCATTTTCCAATCCGGCCGGATTTGACAGGAGCATGCAGCAGATTACAGGAGGCTTAGGTATGCGGTTGGACAAGTTTTATGTGGATTTCGCATTCATCCACTCCTCATTTGACCAGCTGTACAGCTCTTATACCTATATAGAAAATGGTGCAAATATTGGACCTGTAATTTCTATTAAAAACAGAATCAATACCGGTATGCTGACTTTTGGATTCAATTTCTAA
- a CDS encoding shikimate kinase yields the protein MRTPLKIVLVGLPGSGKSSLGKQLAKQLNFVFIDLDHLIEQETGKKISEIFAEQGEGSFRELESFYLKKVLDGVEGFVLSTGGGTPCFNDNMDLINEKSVSVYLDVPLEEILRRLSGDQIGKRPLFAGLGQGEVILKLKNLLASREMYYLQSKIKLRGEDISPEMLISELMTFFRN from the coding sequence ATGAGAACCCCACTTAAAATTGTACTTGTTGGGCTTCCAGGCTCAGGTAAATCCAGTTTGGGCAAGCAGTTGGCCAAGCAGCTCAATTTTGTTTTTATAGACCTAGACCATTTAATAGAACAGGAAACAGGGAAAAAGATCAGTGAGATTTTTGCTGAACAAGGGGAGGGGAGTTTTCGGGAATTGGAGAGTTTTTACCTTAAAAAAGTCCTTGATGGGGTAGAAGGTTTTGTCCTTTCTACCGGTGGGGGAACGCCCTGTTTCAATGACAACATGGACTTAATCAACGAGAAGTCGGTCTCGGTTTATTTGGATGTGCCTTTGGAAGAGATTCTGAGGAGATTGTCAGGAGATCAGATTGGAAAACGGCCCTTATTTGCAGGTCTTGGTCAGGGGGAGGTGATCTTAAAATTAAAAAACCTCCTTGCTTCCCGAGAGATGTATTACTTACAGTCAAAAATAAAACTCCGGGGAGAGGATATCTCCCCGGAGATGTTGATATCTGAATTGATGACTTTTTTTAGAAATTGA
- a CDS encoding YicC/YloC family endoribonuclease, which yields MIKSMTGYGLAGIENDKFIISVEVKTLNSKFLDLSIRSPKQFSEKEFEIRNLVTKILDRGKVNLVIEFTNKEGAELPVAINEELFRSYYATYSRLADASGAKTEDLFKLALQSPSVITHVVEKTSVSEEWEAVKVILEEALNKCDSFRKDEGAVLESKFLENLTVIRNCLEKIKTADPIRKERIRTRIRANFKDWLEENDFDKNRFEQELIYYFEKIDITEEIVRLETHLDYFEKNLLEESNQGKKLGFISQEIGREINTIGSKANDADMQRFVVLMKDELEKIKEQSLNIL from the coding sequence ATGATCAAATCAATGACCGGTTATGGCCTGGCCGGAATAGAAAATGATAAATTCATTATAAGTGTTGAAGTAAAAACCCTCAATTCAAAATTTTTGGATTTATCCATACGGAGTCCTAAGCAGTTTTCTGAAAAAGAGTTTGAAATCAGGAATTTAGTGACCAAAATTTTGGACAGAGGAAAAGTTAACCTGGTGATAGAGTTTACCAATAAAGAAGGGGCTGAACTACCTGTTGCTATCAATGAGGAATTGTTTCGTTCCTATTATGCCACATACAGTAGATTGGCAGATGCTTCAGGAGCCAAAACAGAGGATTTGTTCAAATTGGCCTTGCAATCTCCCAGTGTCATCACCCATGTTGTAGAAAAAACTTCGGTTTCTGAAGAATGGGAAGCAGTGAAGGTAATTTTAGAAGAGGCCCTCAATAAATGCGATTCCTTTAGGAAAGACGAAGGGGCGGTTTTAGAGAGTAAATTTTTGGAAAACCTCACGGTAATCAGAAATTGCCTTGAAAAAATCAAAACAGCCGATCCGATAAGGAAAGAAAGAATCAGGACCAGAATACGTGCCAATTTCAAAGATTGGTTGGAGGAAAATGATTTTGACAAAAACCGTTTTGAACAGGAGCTCATTTATTATTTTGAAAAAATAGATATCACCGAAGAAATCGTAAGGCTTGAAACACACCTGGATTATTTTGAAAAAAACCTTTTGGAAGAAAGTAATCAGGGGAAAAAACTGGGATTCATTTCCCAGGAAATAGGTAGGGAAATCAATACCATCGGTTCCAAGGCCAATGATGCAGATATGCAGCGTTTTGTGGTGCTGATGAAAGATGAACTGGAAAAAATCAAAGAACAATCTTTGAATATTCTATAA
- a CDS encoding DUF1599 domain-containing protein, with amino-acid sequence MKTETISEYNQVIRHCKELFKKKTIDYGTAWRILRLPSITDQIFIKAQRIRSIQEKGSQKVNDPIVDEFVGIINYCLIALMQISLAKDERLELSFEELEPLYDHWVEATRGLLENKNHDYGEAWRDMRVSSMTDIILMKLYRVKQIEDNKGVTLVSEGIEANYQDMINYAVFCLIKLGYHHA; translated from the coding sequence TTGAAAACAGAAACAATCAGCGAATATAATCAAGTAATCAGGCATTGTAAAGAACTTTTCAAGAAGAAAACAATAGATTATGGTACAGCTTGGAGAATTCTGAGATTGCCTTCCATTACAGATCAGATTTTTATCAAAGCGCAACGTATCCGCTCTATTCAGGAAAAGGGTAGTCAGAAAGTAAATGACCCCATTGTGGATGAATTTGTCGGTATCATCAATTATTGCCTTATCGCTTTGATGCAGATTTCCCTCGCTAAAGATGAAAGGTTAGAGCTCAGTTTTGAAGAATTGGAGCCCCTTTACGATCATTGGGTAGAAGCTACCCGCGGTCTTTTGGAGAATAAAAACCATGACTATGGAGAAGCATGGAGGGACATGCGGGTATCTTCCATGACAGATATCATCCTGATGAAATTGTACCGTGTCAAACAGATTGAAGACAATAAAGGTGTAACCCTTGTTTCTGAGGGCATTGAAGCCAATTATCAGGATATGATCAATTATGCAGTATTTTGTTTAATTAAATTAGGTTATCACCATGCTTAA
- the folP gene encoding dihydropteroate synthase, translated as MTELFPKTLDSEDILFPSKITLRIKGKLLLLDRPWVMGILNITPDSFYPGSRVFKNLDVILKKAEQMIQEGADILDIGGYSSRPGADEVSIEEELDRVLPAISRIKEHFPETLVSVDTFRAKVAEESINTGADIVNDISSGELDPDMLATVGKLEVPYISMHMRGTPRDMQSLTDYRDILSEIMYFFAKKKEECRKAGIKDVIFDPGFGFAKTLEQNYWILKNLSYFKTIQSPILVGVSRKSMIYKTLEIPAEEALNGTTALNMVALLNGANILRVHDVKEAKQTVSLFNKLQA; from the coding sequence ATGACTGAATTATTCCCTAAAACTTTGGATTCCGAAGATATATTATTTCCATCAAAAATAACACTTCGCATTAAAGGAAAGCTTTTGTTACTGGATCGGCCATGGGTTATGGGGATTTTGAATATCACTCCAGACTCATTTTATCCAGGCAGCAGGGTGTTTAAAAATTTAGATGTTATCTTAAAAAAAGCGGAACAGATGATCCAAGAAGGTGCTGACATCCTGGATATCGGAGGATACAGTTCAAGGCCGGGTGCAGATGAGGTAAGCATTGAGGAAGAACTTGACCGTGTACTGCCTGCCATCAGTAGGATCAAAGAACATTTCCCGGAAACATTGGTCTCTGTGGACACTTTCAGAGCAAAAGTGGCAGAGGAATCCATTAATACCGGAGCAGATATTGTGAATGACATCTCATCCGGGGAACTGGATCCTGACATGTTGGCAACTGTAGGCAAGCTGGAAGTACCCTACATTTCCATGCACATGAGAGGGACTCCCCGGGACATGCAAAGCTTAACAGACTATCGGGATATACTTTCTGAAATCATGTATTTTTTTGCCAAAAAAAAGGAGGAATGTAGAAAAGCTGGCATAAAAGATGTGATATTTGATCCAGGGTTTGGTTTTGCCAAAACTTTGGAGCAAAACTATTGGATTCTCAAAAATTTATCTTATTTTAAAACAATTCAGTCACCTATTTTGGTAGGGGTTTCAAGAAAGTCTATGATTTATAAAACTTTAGAAATCCCGGCTGAGGAGGCTTTAAATGGAACAACAGCCCTGAATATGGTCGCTCTCTTGAATGGGGCAAATATTTTGAGGGTACATGATGTGAAAGAAGCAAAACAAACCGTATCATTATTTAACAAACTACAGGCTTGA